In Gemmobacter sp., the sequence AACAAATGGATGCCGATGCGCCGGCAGGCCCCGGCGCTGCGGGCGATCTTCGGTGACGGGCGTGGCGATCAGACCGACACGCTGTCGAACCAGGAGACCCTGGCGCGGGATGGCTCGTTGAAAGTCACCTCGGCCGGCTCGCCTGATGACTTGGCGGGCACCACCCGGCGCTTCGTCGCCATGGATGACGTCAGCAAGTTCGAGATGACGCCCAAGGGCGACCCCGAACAGCTGGCCGTCAGCCGGGCGGCGGGGTTCGAAGATGCCAAGATCTTGCGGATCAGCACGCCGCAGATCCTCGGTACCTGCCGCGTGACGCGGGCCTTTCTACGGTCGGATCAGCGGCATTACCAACTGCCATGCCCGCACTGCGGGCACATGGCGCCCCTGACCTGGGAGAATTTCCGGAAGTCGATCAATCCCGAGCGGTTGCACATGGCGCATTTCACCTGCGACAGGTGCGATGCGACTATCGGCCATCAGCACAAGGCACAGATGGTCGCGGCGGGACGCTGGGTTCCTCGCAATCCCCGCGGCGATCATCCCGGGTTTCACCTTTGGCGGGCCTATGTCCCGCAGCGCGATTGGGCCAGCATCGCGGTGGAATATGCACAGGTCATGGGCTGGACCGGCAGTCAGGCCAGCATCACGACCGAAGAGGATGCCGCCGACAAGGTCGAGGCCGAGACAGAGCAGACTTTCTGGAACGACGTTCTGGGCCTGCCTTATGAACAGGCGAGCAAGGGGCCCGACTGGGAAAAGCTGCGTGACCGGGTCGAGCTGGCCGAGGAAGGCCAGTATCTGCCGATCGGCCGCATTCCGGCCTGCGGTGTGCTGCTGACCGCCGGCGTCGACTGTCAGGCCGACAGGACCGAAGTCTCGCTGGTCGCCTATGGCCGGAACTACCGGCGCTGGGTGATCGAACATCGGGTCATCCCGCATCACATCGGTGATGAGGAAGGCCGGGCCGCACTGGATGCCCTGCTGAAATCCAGCTGGCGCACCACGCTGGGGCTGCCATTGCAGATCGACATGATGGCGGTCGATGAAGGCGCCTTCACCGAAGATGTGCGCGACTGGGCCAAGCGCCATCCCTGGACGCGGGTCATCCTGATCAAGGGGTCATCTTCGGGCAATGGTCCGACCCTGCGCCCGCAGGCCGACCGCAAAGCCAATGGCCGGGTGGTCAAGCGGCAGAAACGCGGCTGGATGCTGAATGTCAGCCAGATGAAGGCCGATTTCTACGCCTGGCTGGCCAAGGAAGATCCCGAGGAACGGGGGT encodes:
- a CDS encoding phage terminase large subunit family protein, which gives rise to MGFLSSAEAAVLRGLAQAMLPPPPPDITRWCEDNIVFDERSPFPGPFRISRFPFLREIHEVLSPEHPAREVTIRGSAQWGKTVSVLNPAVAAWHEYGPLDSLVVHPTSSSATEWVRNKWMPMRRQAPALRAIFGDGRGDQTDTLSNQETLARDGSLKVTSAGSPDDLAGTTRRFVAMDDVSKFEMTPKGDPEQLAVSRAAGFEDAKILRISTPQILGTCRVTRAFLRSDQRHYQLPCPHCGHMAPLTWENFRKSINPERLHMAHFTCDRCDATIGHQHKAQMVAAGRWVPRNPRGDHPGFHLWRAYVPQRDWASIAVEYAQVMGWTGSQASITTEEDAADKVEAETEQTFWNDVLGLPYEQASKGPDWEKLRDRVELAEEGQYLPIGRIPACGVLLTAGVDCQADRTEVSLVAYGRNYRRWVIEHRVIPHHIGDEEGRAALDALLKSSWRTTLGLPLQIDMMAVDEGAFTEDVRDWAKRHPWTRVILIKGSSSGNGPTLRPQADRKANGRVVKRQKRGWMLNVSQMKADFYAWLAKEDPEERGFVAFAISMGDEYYRQITSEVRVLKRSRSGVMVSSWELVEPSRRNECLDTMIYSEAAARKRGWTAMADGQWDILEAERGIAPPEAQADLFDAALPVVPLSQQAAATAPRPQTEPKPTVQTAPEKEWIRQTRSDWL